ATTGTGTAAAAAACATCACCATATATATCAAAATAATAAATGTAACGGGCGCCTTGAACTAAAGACATATTTTTAAACCAAATGCGTGCTTTGGTAGGATAATATTCTTCATGAACAAGTTTAATATCAGGATCAGCACTAAAACGGGCCTCAAGATTATGTGTTGAGATTATAGCCAAATTCTCATTTATTGCATAATGGTCATGCCATACTTCTCTTCTTTTAAAATCCCACTTATAAACAGTATCAAACCATTTAGGATCATACTCTTGATAAAGAGCATTACCTATTTTATCTGCGAAGTCTGGATAGACAACTCCCTTTTGCAAAACCGCAACATAAAGACTGCTCCCAGTACCTTGAACATTAATGGGCGCAGAATAAAGTGGCCTTTTATTTTCAATAGATTCTAATTTACTTTGAAATTTACCTTCTCTCCAAATAACTCTCGTTGCATCATAACTACTAGAACTACTCTTTGAGAGAGTATAACTTGAAGCATCAATAGAACAAAGGTCAACGTCCCTTTCTATAACCTCGCGTCTCCAAATAGGTAAAATCTGTAACTTCCCATCACCTGTAAATGTATATGCACATCCAAACTCATAAAGAAGCGCTGAAAGTATTGTCTCAAGCTCCTCACCATCCGAAATAATTACTGCAGGCACTTTTGCTAAAATCTCTTCAGCACCAGCATCATCAATTAAATCTTTAAGATTACTTTTCTCTAACATTAGATGTACTAATGAATGCTCCTTTTCTGATGGTTTATATACATAAAGCCAATCGGGATTAAAATTAATAGGAAATTGAATAGGTTTTTCAAATGAAACTCTTAAAAGTTCAGAATAATCATTTACAGTAAAGCTAATACTTTTAGTTGCGTCTAAGACTGCCCGACTGAAAAACTTTTCTAAGACACCTTTAAATAGGGACTTGCCACCTTCAATTACCCTTACATACACATTTTCTTTTCTAAAGAAAAGAAAATCTAGAAATTCATCTGAAAGACCAAAAGCTTCAAAGCTAAAGCTACTAGGTGCAGTCTTTAGTGTGGGATCTACGATTTTAAGATCTAAAGAGATACTAGATACATTAGTATAAGGAGTTAGATCAAAGAATTGTCCTTCATCTGTAAAAAATACAATACTAAGACTAAAACAAGAATCATTCTCGATGATATCCTCAAATTCTTCTTCAAAATCAGTACTAGTTGTAAAATCAGACTCTAAGCCAACCAATACAGGAGGACTGCCTATACTCAGAGCAGGATAGGGGCTTTTATCTTCTTTTTCTATATCTTCTTTAAGAGAAGGGGAGGGATCACTCTTAATATCTACTGCCTCTCCTTCCTTTAAAACCTCATCAGGCTTCTCACCTTCAACCTTCAAGATTAGCCTACCCTACTCCCTTAATGAGACTTGCGTATACTTACTGTATACATTAAAAGCAATGGGTTTAACTGATTTTATGTACTTATTATAATAAGCAATTCTAGCCTTAACTCCCTCTTCTCCATCACCGCCCTTAAATGTGGGATCAAAACTTTCAAAAAGTGGAAATTTGTGATGCTTATAATAGGTATTAACATAACTCTTAGCATCAATAAGCCATGCATTAAGACTTAATGCATACTCAAATAATAAAGCCTCATCATGAGATAAGCTTACAGCATCTTCTTTGCCACTTAACTTAGGTTCATTTGGAAGACTTGCAAGCCCTTTACATGAGATAGCTAAAAATACAAAACACGAAAATACTAAATAACTTAAGTTTAAAAACTTAAATCGCAATTTCATAAATTCTCCTTAACCTTCTGATCTAATTTCATCCAATATTTCTTTTGCCACTTGCCCTCTAAGTTTTATAAGCTTATTATACTCATCCCAATTCTGGTCATCTTCTAAAGCCCTACAAGCTTCAATTGCTAGATCAATAGCTTTTTTAAACCTAGAATTTATAATCTTAAATGCACGTTTATTTTCATTACTTTTTGCAATCTCATCTTTTATTGAAAAAATAAAATGCAAAATTGAACTTGTAAGTGACATTCCCTCATATGCAAGCTTAACTTTAGATTCTCCTAAAAACCCATTAAATTTTTGTAGTAAAAAATCTTTTGCTGTTAAGGCATCAAAAAGTTTATTTACATTCTTTACTGTACTCAAAATAATATCCTCCACATAATTTTTATCTAAATCATAAATTTTTAATTATTCTTATTTAATTATTCTTAAATTGATCACCATAAAGTGATAATCTTTGCCTCATACCCCTAACAAGAGACGGATCCACAATCTTAAATACCCTTAAAGACTCAAGCTTGCCATTACGCACAGCCTTAGCACTACCAAGTGAATCCCAAATAATAGAATTTAAATCATTATCAATGATTACAAAATGGTATAAATCATTATTACTATCTTTGTATTTCCCAACTAAAATATCACAATCATTAGGTTTATAGTCAGCAGGAGAGTAATGAACATCAAGATAGTGAATATCTCTATCAACTCCAAGCTGCTTAAAAATTAAATTTGGACTCAGTATGTACGCATTGGCATCTTTTATACAACCAGCATTTGCAAGGCTTTTAAAAAGCAAATTGACTTCAAACTTATCAAAACATTTCTCAATGCTGTCTTTAATTTCTTTTACAACAAATGCAATAAACAAAATACATAGAAAATAACATCCAAATTTGCAAATAGCAGTGTTTTGTTCATTAAAGTTATATTGAAAGGGTACTACTAACTTGTGTTTTTCTATTTCCTTTATTTTTCTTATAACACGATAAGATGAGTCTTCTAATGACACAGAACTTTCAAGCAATTCTGATTTATATTTTTTAATAAAATAATCTTTAAGCATTTTATATGCAAAATCATAAAGGAGCATAAAAAATTTACTTATCATAATTTATGTCCTCAACGCTTCTTAATGCATCAAAACATTTTTTTAATTCTTGCTTAAATGCACGTTTGATTTTAAATTGCTCTTTAAATAAAAGTGCTTCTAATTCCCCTATCATTTCTTTAATATGTGAATCTAACTTTTCAATATCTTTTTTAAGGCTTTCTTTTAAGAAACTCTTTAATGATTCAAATTCACTCTTAAGTCGTCCTTCAGCTTCAACACGTAATTCACCCATCATCTCTTTTTTAAATTCAACTAAAAAACCCTTAAATGCGTAAGTTCCAATCCAAGAAACACACACAAATAATGCAGTTGAAATACTTCCAATAATATTAATATGCTTTTTAATTCCATTAGACAATTAAATACTCTCCTTTATTTAATAGGCCTTTAAGACTTGAATGATAAGCAAGAATACTT
The sequence above is a segment of the Borrelia coriaceae genome. Coding sequences within it:
- a CDS encoding right-handed parallel beta-helix repeat-containing protein; amino-acid sequence: MKVEGEKPDEVLKEGEAVDIKSDPSPSLKEDIEKEDKSPYPALSIGSPPVLVGLESDFTTSTDFEEEFEDIIENDSCFSLSIVFFTDEGQFFDLTPYTNVSSISLDLKIVDPTLKTAPSSFSFEAFGLSDEFLDFLFFRKENVYVRVIEGGKSLFKGVLEKFFSRAVLDATKSISFTVNDYSELLRVSFEKPIQFPINFNPDWLYVYKPSEKEHSLVHLMLEKSNLKDLIDDAGAEEILAKVPAVIISDGEELETILSALLYEFGCAYTFTGDGKLQILPIWRREVIERDVDLCSIDASSYTLSKSSSSSYDATRVIWREGKFQSKLESIENKRPLYSAPINVQGTGSSLYVAVLQKGVVYPDFADKIGNALYQEYDPKWFDTVYKWDFKRREVWHDHYAINENLAIISTHNLEARFSADPDIKLVHEEYYPTKARIWFKNMSLVQGARYIYYFDIYGDVFYTIARNVLQTDNADDFYSKRFEYSTRFIFDSQSAFRLFNFLTNLRIKGHTIINFRSKQELELTDFVHLKLEDFGVDHFFLILSKKISGFDMHTRLYEYEGITWGDYTHYDYLTTSTHIGSKDSLESIPEVIVAPFNYIEASSDSSLIPHIVAMGFQDEITMQMALFLAKRVGTSKIRLLPGDFYMYSSVDISNLGIRGYDGVVIRTGGFAKNIFTATHSFKVSGLTICQTPMSELWIRGGNLNDNKDFYLEDKKFASYATLRLCSSYRIKEHERSSIYASSANFLYLKDITFICNQGVALKTSGVLKILLENVTFKSTNCGFAIHDVRDMTLIGVEVHSNKKASVANGVNAIMRGGIVKGNREGLHFSKFSSFKATGVEFIKNLGVALQLDEVVSARLEGNGFAENKVGLKIDSLSLFMRDFFLKNEIGISFTKKLDVDTQVIDANVYEGNLRNKEEVA
- a CDS encoding BBA14 family lipoprotein, with protein sequence MKLRFKFLNLSYLVFSCFVFLAISCKGLASLPNEPKLSGKEDAVSLSHDEALLFEYALSLNAWLIDAKSYVNTYYKHHKFPLFESFDPTFKGGDGEEGVKARIAYYNKYIKSVKPIAFNVYSKYTQVSLRE
- a CDS encoding DUF261 family protein; amino-acid sequence: MISKFFMLLYDFAYKMLKDYFIKKYKSELLESSVSLEDSSYRVIRKIKEIEKHKLVVPFQYNFNEQNTAICKFGCYFLCILFIAFVVKEIKDSIEKCFDKFEVNLLFKSLANAGCIKDANAYILSPNLIFKQLGVDRDIHYLDVHYSPADYKPNDCDILVGKYKDSNNDLYHFVIIDNDLNSIIWDSLGSAKAVRNGKLESLRVFKIVDPSLVRGMRQRLSLYGDQFKNN